Proteins from a genomic interval of Bombyx mori chromosome 8, ASM3026992v2:
- the LOC101738548 gene encoding cytochrome c oxidase subunit 6A1, mitochondrial-like, protein MTSILRRAAISFLKTNARASSHAATAGGHGGGYILWKRMSFFVAFPAIALGMLNAYLAHQEEHHERPPFVPYEYMRIRTKRFPWGDGQKSLFHNPHVNALPSGYEDDH, encoded by the exons ATGACTTCGATTCTGCGAAGAGCTGCTATTTCTTTCTTAAAAACAAATGCGCGTGCTTCTTCGCATGCTGCTACTGCTGGTGGGCATGGAg GTGGCTACATATTATGGAAAAGGATGTCCTTCTTCGTTGCATTCCCAGCTATTGCTCTCGGAATGCTAAATGCCTACTTAGCTCACCAAGAGGAACACCATGAACGTCCGCCATTTGTACCTTATGAATACATGCGCATTCGtacaaag CGTTTCCCATGGGGTGATGGACAGAAGTCCCTTTTCCACAACCCTCATGTGAATGCCCTTCCCAGCGGTTATGAAGATGACCactaa
- the LOC101737837 gene encoding sec1 family domain-containing protein 2, protein MSDSSVKEFCKTWWAEVYNRIIGAVVFLDDASSECLHWDGGLFNLLEGGAVAVKSLSPFECATKDQRKGVFITQTTSTQLRTIQDIIKHSDFSHCTLISCVSLDVVYLELHEGKDVSDVITAGRGPAEATKMLEDMMVQWIGRSPCAVQVVHIPIFTISPTNVVFLTPPFHAMFPLYDGRLTPETTSVDLYTLKSEERSQIRRLASCLNSMFESMNLKEDVYYMGTYSSLLAGVLENSPVCLSRRKNCTNPASLIIVDRTLDLCSVTSHSMESVLDKVLAVLPKFPGHSNEVAVDMSPLCEANVITHPDDLQLSPGCLYHANDDICTQTFEHMLNKSQKEVMFDLYNKLSKLDVQRSPSPKTLLRVTPQSVDKIVTAAKGNYDVISNHLGILQLALAVVQTLKSPRRAQLELLASLEKQVLQNLGASRDSTSVLQQMSTLIKSRKERNLPLDNLLALIIHIYSLGGTEVTFSKTHEQDLIEALSVAMFEDHKSLFPQVEGHIVTPEECDEISQKTLKRLKEIALMRKNLQKYNSLIKTSETGIGHEYRGLLLQLVDDLVDTDRPELTDLRHRNEGIKDLLRSGLNILTSKKSRTLKHPLESPTVILFVIGGVTAEECKRLHRSVITSGVDNAVLIGATKFVTPVEAMKDVLLL, encoded by the exons ATGTCCGATTCATCTGTAAAAGAATTCTGTAAGACTTGGTGGGCCGAAGTTTACAACAGAATTATTGGTGCTGTTGTCTTCTTGGATGATGCTAGTTCCGAATGTCTTCATTGGGATGGGGGCCTTTTCAACCTGCTCGAAGGAGGTGCTGTTGCAGTTAAAAGTTTATCTCCATTTGAG TGTGCGACAAAAGATCAAAGGAAAGGAGTATTCATAACCCAGACTACTTCCACACAACTACGTACAATACAAGACATTATCAAACACAGTGATTTCTCACATTGTACACTGATATCATGTGTCAGTTTGGATGTTGTATACTTGGAGCTCCATGAAGGTAAAGATGTGAGTGATGTCATCACTGCTGGAAGAGGGCCTGCGGAGGCTACTAAGATGCTGGAGGATATGATGGTTCAGTGGATCGGAAGAAGT CCATGTGCCGTCCAAGTAGTGCACATACCGATCTTCACAATTTCTCCAACAAATGTAGTATTTCTGACTCCaccatttcatgccatgttccCTCTCTATGATGGTAGACTGACACCGGAGACAACTTCAGTAGATCTATATACTTTAAAGAGTGAGGAAAGATCTCAGATAAGAAGATTAGCCAGTTGTCTTAATAGCATGTTTGAATCAATGAACTTAAAAGAGGATGTCTATTACATGGGAACCTATAGCTCTTTATTAGCTGGTGTACTAGAAAATTCACCTGTTTGTCTGTCAAGAAGAAAG AATTGCACGAATCCTGCGTCATTAATAATAGTGGACCGAACCTTAGATCTCTGCAGTGTGACAAGTCATTCTATGGAATCTGTTCTGGACAAAGTGTTGGCAGTTTTACCAAAGTTCCCAGGGCATTCGAATGAAGTTGCCGTTGATATGTCTCCGCTTTGTGAAGCTAATGT aatcACCCATCCAGATGACCTACAACTAAGCCCGGGCTGTCTCTACCACGCGAACGATGATATATGCACACAAACCTTTGAACACATGCTAAACAAGTCTCAAAAGGAAGTGATGTTTGATTTATACAATAAATTGTCAAAGTTGGACGTACAGCGGTCACCGAGTCCCAAGACTCTGCTCAGGGTTACTCCACAGAGCGTCGACAAGATCGTTACGGCGGCTAAag GGAATTATGACGTAATAAGCAATCATCTAGGCATACTACAGCTGGCATTAGCCGTCGTACAAACGTTGAAGTCGCCGAGACGAGCTCAATTGGAACTCCTGGCGAGCTTAGAGAAACAGGTCCTTCAGAATTTGGGTGCCAGCCGAGACTCCACTAGTGTTTTGCAACAG atgagtacattaataaaatccCGTAAAGAACGCAATTTGCCTTTGGATAATCTGCTCGCGTTAATCATTCACATATACTCTCTCGGCGGTACTGAAGTCACATTCTCAAAAACTCATGAACAGGATCTAATTGAGGCTCTCAGTGTTGCCATGTTCGAAGATCACAAAAGCTTATTTCCTCAAGTTGAAGGGCATATAGTAACACCGGAGGAATGTGATGAGATTTCTCAAAAAACATTGAAGCGACTAAAGGAAATAGCATTGATGAGGAAAAATTTGCagaa ATACAACTCGTTAATAAAGACAAGCGAGACAGGAATCGGGCACGAATACCGCGGCCTGTTACTGCAGCTAGTCGATGACCTCGTGGACACGGATAGACCAGAACTAACAGACCTGCGACACAGAAATGAGGGTATCAAAGATTTGCTGAGAAGCGGCTTGAA CATCTTGACAAGCAAGAAATCTCGCACTTTGAAACATCCACTCGAGAGTCCCACTGTGATTTTGTTTGTGATTGGAGGCGTGACCGCTGAGGAATGCAAGCGTCTGCACCGCAGCGTCATCACGAGCGGCGTCGACAACGCCGTGCTCATCGGGGCCACTAAGTTCGTAACGCCGGTCGAAGCTATGAAAGATGTTTTGCTTTTATAG